A portion of the Manihot esculenta cultivar AM560-2 chromosome 2, M.esculenta_v8, whole genome shotgun sequence genome contains these proteins:
- the LOC110608483 gene encoding NAC domain-containing protein 17 isoform X1, protein MTVTSASCLDREEGDDKVWPPGFRFHPTDEELVLYYLKRKMCKRRLQLDIIRELDVYKWDPEELPGQSVLKTGDRQWFFFSPRDRKYPNGARSNRATGQGYWKATGKDRTIKCNSRNVGLKKTLVFYRGRAPNGERTDWVMHEYTLDEEELKRCLNVQDYYALYKVYKKSGPGPKNGEQYGAPFKEEDWADDEYAVANNSDTPVNQPNVVTPPVDAIKAIVQVEQPLNGIEDFMKQIADENPFDQNQISDCDYTSELLQIAGEDETQSILVDPSLREVIFPESISLSPETVQRDSLDFNQSAISTFQSLEVPEPTSGPHSSEGALQLCEDNFLELDDLIGPEPTLLNNEKTANNLSFDDFDGLSEFDLYHDAELFLNEMGPVSHVNEVGLQLQFHSMANQVDYQLQPHSAVNDVDYLQPEAFDAAHLWVDDQRSNVHVTAETTHGILSQPTPGVAHESSSIPTGANENQSSGEDGGATGWFSSALWTFVESIPTTPASACETPLVNKAFERMSSFSRIRLNVKNNNINNDNLISSDRAANSNKAGGTSRGFLILSILGALCAILWVLSGPSVLKRAIFS, encoded by the exons ATGACGGTGACATCGGCTTCCTGTTTGGATCGTGAAGAAGGGGATGATAAGGTGTGGCCCCCAGGGTTTAGATTCCACCCAACGGATGAGGAGCTGGTTCTTTATTACTTGAAGAGGAAAATGTGTAAGAGACGGCTACAGCTTGATATCATACGCGAGCTTGATGTCTACAAGTGGGATCCTGAGGAGTTACCTG GTCAATCCGTATTGAAGACAGGAGATAGGCAATGGTTCTTCTTCAGTCCAAGGGACAGGAAGTATCCTAATGGAGCAAGGTCAAATAGAGCGACTGGACAAGGCTATTGGAAAGCTACAGGAAAGGACCGAACTATCAAGTGCAATTCTCGGAATGTTGGATTGAAGAAGACCCTAGTATTTTATAGAGGCCGGGCTCCTAATGGTGAGAGAACTGACTGGGTGATGCATGAATACACTTTGGATGAAGAGGAACTCAAAAGATGCCTGAATGTGCAG GATTATTATGCACTTTACAAGGTTTACAAGAAAAGTGGACCTGGTCCTAAGAACGGAGAGCAGTATGGAGCGCCATTTAAGGAAGAAGACTGGGCTGATGATGAATATGCAGTTGCAAATAACTCTGATACTCCTGTTAATCAGCCTAATGTAGTTACTCCACCTGTTGATGCCATAAAGGCTATTGTTCAAGTGGAGCAACCATTAAATGGTATTGAGGACTTCATGAAACAAATTGCTGATGAAAATCCATTTGACCAGAACCAAATAAGTGATTGTGATTATACTAGTGAACTACTCCAG ATTGCTGGTGAAGATGAGACCCAAAGTATATTGGTAGATCCATCCCTCAGAGAAGTTATCTTTCCTGAGTCAATCTCTCTGTCACCTGAAACTGTCCAGCGGGACAGCTTGGACTTCAACCAGTCAGCTATCTCTACATTTCAGTCACTTGAGGTACCTGAACCCACATCTGGTCCTCATAGCTCCGAAGGGGCACTGCAGCTTTGTGAAGATAATTTCCTGGAATTGGATGATCTTATTGGTCCAGAACCTACTTTATTGAACAATGAGAAAACTGCTAACAACTtaagttttgatgattttgatggACTGAGTGAGTTTGACTTGTACCATGATGCTGAACTGTTTTTGAATGAAATGGGGCCTGTCAGTCATGTGAATGAAGTTGGTCTCCAGTTGCAGTTCCATTCAATGGCAAATCAGGTTGACTACCAGTTACAGCCACATTCAGCAGTAAATGATGTGGATTACTTGCAGCCGGAAGCATTTGATGCAGCACACCTGTGGGTGGATGATCAGAGAAGCAATGTCCATGTTACTGCAGAAACAACTCATGGGATTCTTTCTCAACCAACTCCAG GTGTTGCACATGAATCTTCCAGTATTCCTACTGGAGCTAATGAGAATCAAAGTAGTGGAGAGGATGGTGGTGCTACTGGTTGGTTCTCCTCTGCTTTGTGGACATTTGTGGAATCAATACCTACTACTCCTGCATCAGCTTGCGAGACTCCTTTGGTGAATAAAGCTTTTGAGCGAATGTCGAGCTTCAGCAGGATAAGACTGAATGTCAAAAACAACAATATCAATAATGACAATCTTATCAGCAGCGATCGTGCTGCAAATTCGAATAAAGCTGGTGGAACTAGTAGGGGTTTCCTTATCTTATCTATTCTAGGAGCATTATGTGCCATTTTGTGGGTTTTGTCCGGACCTAGTGTGTTGAAGAGAGCCATCTTCTCCTGA
- the LOC110608483 gene encoding NAC domain-containing protein 17 isoform X2 gives MSTSGILRSYLVEHYNFASQSVLKTGDRQWFFFSPRDRKYPNGARSNRATGQGYWKATGKDRTIKCNSRNVGLKKTLVFYRGRAPNGERTDWVMHEYTLDEEELKRCLNVQDYYALYKVYKKSGPGPKNGEQYGAPFKEEDWADDEYAVANNSDTPVNQPNVVTPPVDAIKAIVQVEQPLNGIEDFMKQIADENPFDQNQISDCDYTSELLQIAGEDETQSILVDPSLREVIFPESISLSPETVQRDSLDFNQSAISTFQSLEVPEPTSGPHSSEGALQLCEDNFLELDDLIGPEPTLLNNEKTANNLSFDDFDGLSEFDLYHDAELFLNEMGPVSHVNEVGLQLQFHSMANQVDYQLQPHSAVNDVDYLQPEAFDAAHLWVDDQRSNVHVTAETTHGILSQPTPGVAHESSSIPTGANENQSSGEDGGATGWFSSALWTFVESIPTTPASACETPLVNKAFERMSSFSRIRLNVKNNNINNDNLISSDRAANSNKAGGTSRGFLILSILGALCAILWVLSGPSVLKRAIFS, from the exons ATGTCTACAAGTGGGATCCTGAGGAGTTACCTGGTAGAGCACTATAATTTTGCAA GTCAATCCGTATTGAAGACAGGAGATAGGCAATGGTTCTTCTTCAGTCCAAGGGACAGGAAGTATCCTAATGGAGCAAGGTCAAATAGAGCGACTGGACAAGGCTATTGGAAAGCTACAGGAAAGGACCGAACTATCAAGTGCAATTCTCGGAATGTTGGATTGAAGAAGACCCTAGTATTTTATAGAGGCCGGGCTCCTAATGGTGAGAGAACTGACTGGGTGATGCATGAATACACTTTGGATGAAGAGGAACTCAAAAGATGCCTGAATGTGCAG GATTATTATGCACTTTACAAGGTTTACAAGAAAAGTGGACCTGGTCCTAAGAACGGAGAGCAGTATGGAGCGCCATTTAAGGAAGAAGACTGGGCTGATGATGAATATGCAGTTGCAAATAACTCTGATACTCCTGTTAATCAGCCTAATGTAGTTACTCCACCTGTTGATGCCATAAAGGCTATTGTTCAAGTGGAGCAACCATTAAATGGTATTGAGGACTTCATGAAACAAATTGCTGATGAAAATCCATTTGACCAGAACCAAATAAGTGATTGTGATTATACTAGTGAACTACTCCAG ATTGCTGGTGAAGATGAGACCCAAAGTATATTGGTAGATCCATCCCTCAGAGAAGTTATCTTTCCTGAGTCAATCTCTCTGTCACCTGAAACTGTCCAGCGGGACAGCTTGGACTTCAACCAGTCAGCTATCTCTACATTTCAGTCACTTGAGGTACCTGAACCCACATCTGGTCCTCATAGCTCCGAAGGGGCACTGCAGCTTTGTGAAGATAATTTCCTGGAATTGGATGATCTTATTGGTCCAGAACCTACTTTATTGAACAATGAGAAAACTGCTAACAACTtaagttttgatgattttgatggACTGAGTGAGTTTGACTTGTACCATGATGCTGAACTGTTTTTGAATGAAATGGGGCCTGTCAGTCATGTGAATGAAGTTGGTCTCCAGTTGCAGTTCCATTCAATGGCAAATCAGGTTGACTACCAGTTACAGCCACATTCAGCAGTAAATGATGTGGATTACTTGCAGCCGGAAGCATTTGATGCAGCACACCTGTGGGTGGATGATCAGAGAAGCAATGTCCATGTTACTGCAGAAACAACTCATGGGATTCTTTCTCAACCAACTCCAG GTGTTGCACATGAATCTTCCAGTATTCCTACTGGAGCTAATGAGAATCAAAGTAGTGGAGAGGATGGTGGTGCTACTGGTTGGTTCTCCTCTGCTTTGTGGACATTTGTGGAATCAATACCTACTACTCCTGCATCAGCTTGCGAGACTCCTTTGGTGAATAAAGCTTTTGAGCGAATGTCGAGCTTCAGCAGGATAAGACTGAATGTCAAAAACAACAATATCAATAATGACAATCTTATCAGCAGCGATCGTGCTGCAAATTCGAATAAAGCTGGTGGAACTAGTAGGGGTTTCCTTATCTTATCTATTCTAGGAGCATTATGTGCCATTTTGTGGGTTTTGTCCGGACCTAGTGTGTTGAAGAGAGCCATCTTCTCCTGA